In Sparus aurata chromosome 3, fSpaAur1.1, whole genome shotgun sequence, the following are encoded in one genomic region:
- the LOC115578443 gene encoding lactose-binding lectin l-2-like, which produces MFLFLFLFGLALGAVSPSDVPQVKLLRGGCPMFWYSFNGRCYKYVATGLTWADAELYCVSEGANLVSIHSLEEQEFVKSLIKNFDHAEGPTWIGLSDIHKEGRWMWSDGGAVDFVFWGSGQPNNVGGNEHCVHTSDEKELRWHDNRCSITVSSVCASRIKCPS; this is translated from the exons ATGTTCTTGTTCCTCTTCTTGTTTGGTCTGGCTCTGGGTGCTGTGTCTCCTTCAGATGTGCCTCAAGTGAAGCTGCTGCGTGGCGGCTGTCCCATGTTCTGGTACAGCTTCAACGGACGCTGCTACAAGTACGTCGCTACAGGTTTGACCTGGGCTGATGCAGAGCTGTACTGTGTGTCAGAGGGAGCCAACCTGGTGTCTATCCACAGTCTGGAGGAACAGGAGTTTGTCAAGTCCCTGATCAAGAACTTTGACCACGCTGAGGGACCCACCTGGATTGGACTCAGTGACATCCACAAAGAAGGCAGATGGATGTGGTCTGATGGTGGTGCAGTGGACTTTGTCTTTTGGGGATCAGGACAGCCAAACAATGTTGGAGGAAATGAACACTGTGTTCACACCAGCGATGAGAAAGAACTGAGATGGCACGATAACCGTTGTTCTATTACTGTCTCATCTGTTTGTGCATCTCGCATAAA GTGTCCTTCTTAA